One Eurosta solidaginis isolate ZX-2024a chromosome 5, ASM4086904v1, whole genome shotgun sequence DNA segment encodes these proteins:
- the nudE gene encoding nuclear distribution protein nudE homolog isoform X2: MATAQQLTMESPPMFNSVEDECRYWKERAKLYHKEWTDVKQEYDEYVEQSRQMEAEMDVTIDQKQSIIKDLRLTLSSLEKENESLKLKLQSQSVELTNTERQIESLRNERDSLKVYLRKLEQKNDDLERAHRILNESIVDFERMLDKAYEKNAILEMEVDEKEILQEKLQRLMDETRDLKQELNVKTRNPLTGSSSNLSESTTSLSTAVANGAINNSDNTHDTTINPINTSLNNTSLTNNLNNSPTVISNYGEQHTLKNSSNLLNGNAMTPSSRTTALNIVADMLRKLNLDKALLCPQCERFRCICDRSSIFVAADSTSTTTRASTPSTGGGGNVGRLRRSFTNTFGSNNSVDTNLTPSSTSTSTSYADYEPDESDVILRRSTTSRSNTSLNFGTNIFKRFADRMSGGNGNGHFLNSNKKPQRTTNTHILKANDLE, encoded by the exons ATGGCAACTGCACAGCAACTAACAATGGAGTCACCACCAATGTTCAACAGCGTCGAGGATGAATGTCGGTATTGGAAGGAACGAGCAAAACTTTATCACAAAGA atggaCAGATGTTAAGCAAGAATACGATGAGTATGTGGAACAGTCGCGTCAGATGGAAGCGGAAATGGATGTTACAATTGATCAAAAACAAAGTATAATCAAAGATCTCAGATTGACACTTTCTTCACTCGAGAAGGAAAATGAATCATTAaag CTCAAATTACAGTCTCAAAGCGTTGAGCTTACAAACACGGAGCGACAAATCGAAAGTTTAAGAAATGAGCGAGATTCACTGAAAGTGTACCTGCGTAAATTAGAACAGAAAAATGACGATCTAGAACGCGCTCATCGCATATTAAACGAAAGCATTGTAGATTTTGAAAGAATGTTGGATAAAGCTTATGAAAAGAATGCTATACTAGAAATGGAAgtagatgaaaaagaaatttTACAAGAAAAGCTACAGAGACTCATGGATGAGACAAGAG ACTTAAAACAAGAACTGAATGTAAAAACACGTAATCCATTAACTGGCTCGTCTAGTAATTTATCAGAGTCGACGACATCGCTGTCCACTGCTGTAGCAAATGGTGCTATAAATAACAGTGACAATACACATGATACAACAATCAACCCCATTAATACCAGCCTAAATAATACCAGCCTTACAAATAATTTAAACAATAGCCCTACAGTTATATCAAATTATGGTGAACAGCATACATTGAAAA ATTCCAGCAATTTACTTAATGGCAATGCAATGACGCCGAGCTCTCGTACAACTGCACTCAATATAGTTGCTGATATGCTACGTAAATTGAAT TTGGATAAGGCACTTTTATGTCCACAATGTGAAAGATTTCGTTGTATCTGTGATCGTTCATCGATTTTTGTAGCTGCCGATAGTACAAGCACCACAACACGTGCCTCCACACCTTCGACTGGTGGTGGTGGCAACGTAGGCCGCCTTAGACGGAGTTTTACAAATACTTTTGGCAGTAATAATTCCGTTGATACAAATCTAACACCATCCTCCACCTCCACCAGCACCTCTTATGCCGATTACGAACCAGATGAATCTGATGTGATTTTACGACGTAGTACAACAAGTCGTAGTAATACGAGTTTAAATTTTGGTACAAATATATTTAAACGATTTGCAGATCGTATGAGTGGTGGAAATGGGAATGGCCATTTCCTTAACTCAAATAAAAAACCACAACGTACAACAAATACCCATATTTTGAAAGCGAATGATTTAGAATAA
- the nudE gene encoding nuclear distribution protein nudE homolog isoform X1, with amino-acid sequence MATAQQLTMESPPMFNSVEDECRYWKERAKLYHKEWTDVKQEYDEYVEQSRQMEAEMDVTIDQKQSIIKDLRLTLSSLEKENESLKLKLQSQSVELTNTERQIESLRNERDSLKVYLRKLEQKNDDLERAHRILNESIVDFERMLDKAYEKNAILEMEVDEKEILQEKLQRLMDETRDLKQELNVKTRNPLTGSSSNLSESTTSLSTAVANGAINNSDNTHDTTINPINTSLNNTSLTNNLNNSPTVISNYGEQHTLKKKPFSDSSNLLNGNAMTPSSRTTALNIVADMLRKLNLDKALLCPQCERFRCICDRSSIFVAADSTSTTTRASTPSTGGGGNVGRLRRSFTNTFGSNNSVDTNLTPSSTSTSTSYADYEPDESDVILRRSTTSRSNTSLNFGTNIFKRFADRMSGGNGNGHFLNSNKKPQRTTNTHILKANDLE; translated from the exons ATGGCAACTGCACAGCAACTAACAATGGAGTCACCACCAATGTTCAACAGCGTCGAGGATGAATGTCGGTATTGGAAGGAACGAGCAAAACTTTATCACAAAGA atggaCAGATGTTAAGCAAGAATACGATGAGTATGTGGAACAGTCGCGTCAGATGGAAGCGGAAATGGATGTTACAATTGATCAAAAACAAAGTATAATCAAAGATCTCAGATTGACACTTTCTTCACTCGAGAAGGAAAATGAATCATTAaag CTCAAATTACAGTCTCAAAGCGTTGAGCTTACAAACACGGAGCGACAAATCGAAAGTTTAAGAAATGAGCGAGATTCACTGAAAGTGTACCTGCGTAAATTAGAACAGAAAAATGACGATCTAGAACGCGCTCATCGCATATTAAACGAAAGCATTGTAGATTTTGAAAGAATGTTGGATAAAGCTTATGAAAAGAATGCTATACTAGAAATGGAAgtagatgaaaaagaaatttTACAAGAAAAGCTACAGAGACTCATGGATGAGACAAGAG ACTTAAAACAAGAACTGAATGTAAAAACACGTAATCCATTAACTGGCTCGTCTAGTAATTTATCAGAGTCGACGACATCGCTGTCCACTGCTGTAGCAAATGGTGCTATAAATAACAGTGACAATACACATGATACAACAATCAACCCCATTAATACCAGCCTAAATAATACCAGCCTTACAAATAATTTAAACAATAGCCCTACAGTTATATCAAATTATGGTGAACAGCATACATTGAAAA AAAAACCATTTTCAGATTCCAGCAATTTACTTAATGGCAATGCAATGACGCCGAGCTCTCGTACAACTGCACTCAATATAGTTGCTGATATGCTACGTAAATTGAAT TTGGATAAGGCACTTTTATGTCCACAATGTGAAAGATTTCGTTGTATCTGTGATCGTTCATCGATTTTTGTAGCTGCCGATAGTACAAGCACCACAACACGTGCCTCCACACCTTCGACTGGTGGTGGTGGCAACGTAGGCCGCCTTAGACGGAGTTTTACAAATACTTTTGGCAGTAATAATTCCGTTGATACAAATCTAACACCATCCTCCACCTCCACCAGCACCTCTTATGCCGATTACGAACCAGATGAATCTGATGTGATTTTACGACGTAGTACAACAAGTCGTAGTAATACGAGTTTAAATTTTGGTACAAATATATTTAAACGATTTGCAGATCGTATGAGTGGTGGAAATGGGAATGGCCATTTCCTTAACTCAAATAAAAAACCACAACGTACAACAAATACCCATATTTTGAAAGCGAATGATTTAGAATAA